A window of the Microscilla marina ATCC 23134 genome harbors these coding sequences:
- a CDS encoding OmpA family protein — translation MFFEYNKYALKDKSKVELDNLVKFLKENPEISGEISGHTDNIGDKARNRELSQQRANSVRDYLVSHGVDASRLVYKGYGDSKPAATNDTEEGRAKNRRIEFKILKLSKK, via the coding sequence GTGTTTTTTGAATACAATAAATACGCCTTGAAAGACAAGTCTAAAGTAGAGTTAGACAACCTGGTGAAGTTTCTCAAAGAAAACCCGGAAATTAGTGGCGAAATATCAGGGCATACCGACAATATTGGCGATAAAGCCCGTAATAGAGAGCTTTCACAACAACGTGCCAACTCGGTACGCGATTACTTGGTATCGCACGGGGTTGATGCCTCTCGTTTGGTATACAAGGGGTATGGCGACAGCAAACCGGCCGCCACCAACGATACAGAAGAAGGACGGGCTAAAAACCGACGTATTGAGTTTAAGATTCTGAAATTATCGAAAAAATAG
- a CDS encoding efflux RND transporter permease subunit has protein sequence MKIIIKDYRRASIITLTLVAIVCGYLGYRAISLKFNYDFEAFYPVNDPDADYYMKHRAKYGNANDFVLIGIVNSTGIFELSFLTKVKALTDSLKKVRHVQTVTSPTNVFSYQRAPMMGAPVKRPYLHYQKPQYYKADSIRIYQTPELVHHYFAKNGQSVNVYVRHTGLLPQKDCFVLAQEIKRLVANAQFERYHLAGRCIGQSFYVKLLRKEVILFVGSSFLLILVVLVLTFRSVWGVLLPLAVVAASIVGTLGIMTETNKAMDLILNAMPTILLVIGLSNVIHLLSKYLEELRRGATKMEAIKTAYYQIGLATFLTTLTTGVGFMSLASANVMAIVEFGVYCTVGLFLSFLLTYTLLPAVLVLMKAPKSTHNQRSYRFWKRTLQGWLHWVYRYPKTIVGITCAMALVSIAGLIRIEENSYMMEDLSSDSPIKRDFQFFEQEYSGTRPFEIALEITDSAKKMLDFEVLKTLEEIEQQAQKIFKLGHIWSPLALVKNAHRSLSGNSQSAYSLPKDQDRFAQIIKVLYKHRKLGSVQTIMQPSQKEARIHSRMQDVGSKRFKAMSAQMVQFMEQHPSKSWLKYKITGSVVLMDKNNNNLFYNLWQSLLIAFVVIGSIIGFLYKSFKFVLVSLIANILPLLVIAGIMGYAGLSLKLSTTIVFTIAFGIAVDDTIHFLSKLRIELNKGTSLLYAIKSTYFSAGKAIVLTSLVLCGGFLILAMSSFLGTFYLGLLVSITLLMAVISDLFLLPALLILTAPSSNKKK, from the coding sequence TTGAAGATTATTATAAAGGATTATCGCAGGGCGAGTATTATTACACTTACCCTGGTAGCCATTGTCTGTGGTTATTTGGGGTATCGTGCCATTTCTCTTAAGTTTAATTATGATTTTGAAGCTTTTTATCCAGTCAATGATCCTGATGCGGATTACTATATGAAGCATCGGGCAAAGTATGGCAATGCCAACGACTTTGTGTTGATTGGCATTGTAAACAGTACAGGGATTTTTGAACTATCTTTTCTTACCAAAGTAAAAGCATTGACCGATTCGCTTAAAAAAGTAAGGCATGTACAAACGGTGACCTCACCTACCAATGTGTTTTCTTACCAGCGTGCTCCTATGATGGGAGCTCCCGTCAAACGCCCGTATTTGCATTACCAAAAACCTCAATACTACAAAGCCGATTCAATCCGGATTTATCAAACCCCTGAGTTAGTCCATCATTATTTTGCCAAAAACGGCCAATCAGTCAATGTATATGTACGTCATACCGGCTTGTTGCCTCAAAAAGATTGTTTTGTGCTGGCACAAGAAATCAAGCGCCTGGTGGCAAATGCCCAGTTTGAAAGGTATCACCTGGCGGGCAGGTGCATTGGTCAATCATTTTATGTGAAATTGTTGCGTAAAGAAGTGATATTGTTTGTGGGATCTTCTTTCCTCCTTATTTTAGTAGTATTGGTGCTTACCTTTAGGTCGGTGTGGGGGGTATTGTTGCCGTTGGCTGTAGTGGCAGCATCTATTGTGGGCACGTTGGGTATTATGACAGAAACCAACAAAGCCATGGATTTGATACTGAACGCCATGCCTACCATTTTGTTAGTCATTGGTTTGTCTAATGTAATACACTTGCTTTCCAAATATTTAGAAGAATTGCGCAGAGGTGCTACCAAAATGGAAGCCATCAAAACCGCCTATTATCAAATTGGACTCGCCACTTTTCTTACCACCCTTACTACTGGTGTGGGTTTTATGTCGCTTGCCAGTGCCAATGTAATGGCCATTGTAGAGTTTGGGGTGTATTGTACTGTGGGCTTGTTTTTGTCTTTTTTGCTTACTTATACTTTGTTGCCTGCGGTGTTGGTATTGATGAAAGCCCCTAAGTCTACCCATAACCAACGAAGCTACCGTTTTTGGAAGCGTACCTTGCAGGGCTGGTTGCACTGGGTATACCGTTATCCAAAAACTATAGTAGGCATTACCTGTGCGATGGCATTGGTAAGTATAGCCGGGCTAATACGTATAGAGGAAAACTCTTATATGATGGAAGACCTCAGCAGTGATAGCCCCATCAAAAGAGATTTTCAGTTTTTTGAGCAAGAATATTCAGGTACCCGCCCCTTTGAAATTGCCCTTGAGATTACCGATTCGGCTAAAAAAATGCTCGACTTTGAAGTATTGAAGACTTTGGAAGAAATAGAGCAACAAGCCCAAAAAATATTTAAACTAGGGCATATTTGGTCACCACTTGCCTTGGTCAAAAACGCCCACCGTTCGTTGAGCGGCAATAGCCAAAGTGCCTATAGCCTGCCCAAAGATCAAGACCGTTTTGCCCAAATTATCAAAGTGTTATATAAACACCGTAAGTTGGGCTCGGTGCAAACCATTATGCAGCCTAGTCAAAAAGAAGCGCGGATTCATAGCCGTATGCAAGATGTAGGCAGTAAGCGTTTTAAAGCAATGAGTGCCCAAATGGTGCAGTTTATGGAACAACACCCCAGCAAAAGTTGGTTAAAGTATAAAATTACTGGATCGGTAGTGTTAATGGACAAAAACAACAACAACTTGTTTTATAACCTTTGGCAAAGCCTTCTCATTGCTTTTGTGGTCATTGGTAGCATCATTGGTTTTTTGTATAAATCATTCAAATTTGTGTTGGTAAGCCTCATTGCCAATATATTACCCCTACTAGTCATTGCTGGCATTATGGGGTATGCCGGGCTTAGCCTTAAACTGTCTACCACTATAGTATTTACCATTGCTTTTGGCATAGCTGTAGATGATACGATTCATTTTTTGAGCAAATTGCGCATTGAGTTGAACAAAGGCACCAGCTTGTTGTATGCCATCAAGTCTACCTATTTTTCGGCAGGAAAAGCCATTGTACTTACCTCATTGGTGTTGTGTGGAGGGTTTCTTATTTTGGCAATGTCATCGTTTTTGGGAACATTTTACCTGGGGTTACTTGTAAGCATTACCTTGTTAATGGCAGTAATTTCTGACTTGTTTTTGTTGCCTGCGTTGTTGATTTTAACTGCCCCTTCAAGTAATAAAAAAAAGTGA
- a CDS encoding MFS transporter — protein sequence MKKNSLPHNVILLGFVSLFSDISSQMVYPLLAPFLKSLGATVVLIGLIEGIAETTAALCKTFAGRLSDLWQKRKIFVLLGYGLSNLSKPFLYGASVWSHVLGVRFADRVGKAVRNPPRDALIAGSVDKTQRGKAFGWHLALDRTGALLGPLIALLILSLSLNNMRLVFLLSIVPGVIAIGLVFWVKEVKIHQPKQPAQKQTRALLGNRSFMLFWIACMLFTLGNSSNAFLILKAQEVHFSTTAIVLLWTLYNLVCTLAAPVLGNLSDKVGRKPLIALSFLYYAGLYALFAFAQAQWMIWTLFGAYGIYYGLSKGIFKAYIADLVPDHLRATAYGLFNTGLGIALLPASLLMGAIWTQWSSQWAFLVSACFSLLGCSIFLVGYKGDNEYTLWTG from the coding sequence ATGAAAAAAAACAGCCTGCCCCACAATGTGATCTTGCTGGGGTTTGTATCATTGTTTTCCGATATTTCCAGCCAAATGGTGTACCCTTTGCTTGCCCCTTTTCTCAAAAGTTTAGGAGCTACTGTGGTGCTCATAGGGTTGATAGAGGGCATTGCAGAAACCACTGCGGCTTTGTGTAAAACATTTGCCGGAAGGCTGTCTGACTTGTGGCAAAAGCGTAAAATATTTGTATTATTGGGCTATGGCTTATCCAACCTGTCCAAACCCTTCTTGTATGGGGCAAGCGTGTGGTCACATGTATTAGGGGTACGCTTTGCCGATCGGGTAGGAAAAGCAGTCCGTAACCCTCCTCGTGATGCCTTGATTGCAGGTTCGGTAGATAAAACCCAACGAGGCAAAGCATTTGGCTGGCATTTAGCTCTTGACCGCACCGGAGCTCTGCTTGGGCCACTCATTGCCTTACTCATTCTTAGTTTATCGCTCAACAACATGCGCCTGGTATTTCTGCTTTCAATAGTGCCAGGTGTTATTGCCATAGGGCTGGTTTTTTGGGTAAAAGAGGTAAAAATTCATCAGCCCAAACAGCCCGCCCAAAAACAAACAAGGGCTTTGTTAGGCAATCGCAGTTTTATGCTTTTCTGGATCGCTTGTATGCTGTTTACTCTGGGTAACTCTTCCAATGCTTTCCTCATTCTTAAGGCACAAGAGGTGCACTTTTCTACCACTGCTATAGTATTACTCTGGACACTTTACAACCTTGTATGCACGTTGGCGGCTCCTGTATTGGGCAATTTGTCGGACAAGGTAGGACGCAAACCCCTTATTGCTTTATCGTTTCTGTATTACGCCGGGCTATATGCCTTATTTGCTTTTGCTCAGGCGCAATGGATGATTTGGACACTCTTTGGGGCTTACGGCATTTATTATGGCTTATCTAAAGGCATTTTTAAAGCCTATATCGCCGATCTGGTACCCGATCACCTTCGGGCTACCGCCTATGGCTTGTTCAATACCGGGCTGGGCATAGCTTTGTTGCCAGCCTCGCTACTGATGGGGGCTATATGGACACAATGGAGTAGTCAATGGGCATTTTTGGTGTCGGCTTGTTTTAGCTTATTAGGTTGTAGCATCTTTTTGGTAGGCTATAAAGGTGACAATGAGTATACCTTGTGGACTGGTTGA
- a CDS encoding L,D-transpeptidase family protein, which yields MKVSSLIILFVLLVGIFFSIGYCTRKRPNKVTKKPSMKDKKNTTHKKSETSLETASTNSTPSDSVLPFKVQQMTYDRVKLAYRKKLAIVKGLLKQQDIQTLDIELFIRAVKLEREVEVWARQKGTKPFKLVRTYKFCESSGELGPKRKDGDKQIPEGFYHINRFNPVSKFHLSLGLNYPNRSDKVLGDTTGLGGDIFLHGDCVTVGCIPITDNNIRELYVFAVEAKARGQKKIPVNIFPARLDNAGFDKLKEQYKAQENLVEFWASLKKGYEYFENTKELPTIIFAKSGKYIVKTK from the coding sequence GGTAGGTATATTTTTTTCTATCGGGTACTGTACCCGTAAACGTCCTAACAAAGTGACTAAAAAACCATCTATGAAAGATAAAAAAAATACTACTCATAAAAAAAGCGAAACAAGCCTGGAAACGGCCTCGACAAACAGTACCCCCAGTGATTCTGTACTACCCTTTAAAGTACAGCAAATGACTTATGACCGGGTAAAGCTGGCTTATCGCAAAAAGCTGGCTATAGTCAAAGGTTTGCTCAAGCAACAAGATATTCAAACACTTGACATTGAGCTTTTTATCAGGGCTGTAAAACTAGAGCGGGAAGTAGAAGTTTGGGCAAGGCAAAAAGGTACAAAGCCCTTTAAACTTGTAAGAACTTATAAATTTTGTGAGTCATCGGGCGAACTGGGTCCCAAACGCAAAGATGGTGATAAGCAAATTCCAGAAGGTTTTTACCATATCAACCGCTTTAACCCAGTCAGCAAATTTCATTTATCGCTGGGGCTTAATTACCCTAACCGCTCCGACAAAGTACTGGGAGACACTACCGGGCTAGGGGGCGATATTTTTCTGCACGGCGACTGTGTAACCGTGGGGTGTATTCCCATTACTGATAACAACATCCGCGAACTGTATGTATTTGCAGTAGAAGCAAAAGCCCGTGGTCAAAAAAAAATCCCAGTCAATATATTTCCTGCCCGTCTTGACAACGCCGGGTTTGATAAGCTCAAAGAACAATACAAAGCACAAGAAAACTTGGTGGAGTTTTGGGCAAGCCTGAAAAAAGGTTATGAATACTTCGAAAACACTAAGGAGCTTCCCACTATTATTTTTGCAAAAAGCGGCAAGTACATAGTCAAAACGAAGTAA